TGTTTAAGAACCGTGGCCAGCCCTTTGTAATTGGAACTTTAGGCCTAATTCCGCCAAAATTGTGCCTTTGTTCTTTCACACTATAGGTTAAAATAtggctattttttatttgtcattCGTTAGGGAGGGGGATGAGGCATAATTATATTGTGTTGTCTTAGAATTGTCTTTTATGTGAATCGAATCTAGGTGCACTTGGAAGGAGGGGGAGAGTTTGGCTTACTTTTCCACTGTGGTGCCACCCCATGTGCGTTAAAATTCAGCTATTAGCAGGAGCATAATTTATGCTGTCATCTTCATTTTGGCCTCCTACCTAGACAACAAAATCTTCATTTTTAAAGCATGTTTTTCCAATAGCATGAGGTAGGTCGCACACTTGTTTCATACACTTCAACCATAACATCCTTTCTTctaatcttcttctttggttctttttattattattattatttttccatcTATTGGGTTTCAAATGAACGTCTTATTGATTAATCAAACACTAAAAGCCTTATTACTTTGCCAAACTAATATTCATTTGTTAATTAGTGGGATTTCCAATTGGACCCAACAAGTCCCAAAACTCCACGGGTCAAGCTCAAACTAAACCTTTAGGCTCAGACAAATGGGTCAAGCTAAGTTTGGGCTTGTAGGGTGGATGCAATGCAAGGTCCAAATAATAACGTAATTATTGTTGGCAATAATATTTTTGCGTTTGGCTCCAAATATAATTTGGTTGGTTCAAATTAGAGAAGACCGATTCTccactagctagctagctagtagTAGTGCCGAGCAGGTGGAAATGGAACAGATCCATGTATAAGCTGCCGGCTTCAATGCATTGACCTCAatgatataatataataattatttgagGATCAAAGGAAATTATGTTTCACGAAAGATATTCAGAGACAAAGCAACCTCCCCCACTCCAGCAATAAAACGGAGAATAACATGTCAATTacatcttcttttctcttttgctttCTTCAAAAAAGCAACACTGAATCTGATGGCTCACTCCCCCACTTTGgctggtttttttatttatttcttccaTCCCCATTTCTTGACTTTGCATCTTGCTAATCTATACCATATATTTTATGTGTCCCCTTGCTTATTTAGTTTAACAAACATAATCATGTATAGTATGTAATTGTATATAAGTTGGAAGAACATAACTTAGTGGGTAGTTCTACGACACTTTTTAATCATTTcgtacatatattatatatataattaatttagtgtattttttaaatatagaaATTGTATGGTTCTTTTAATGCTAATTGACTTGTGTATAACTTAGTTGATACAATTTatacagaaaagaaagaaaaaaaaatgctttaAGTGGGTAGCATATTTTGTGACTTTTTAAATTCGACCATTGCTTATCAACGAGATATATAGTCTAGTGTAAAAGGGTCTTGATTTGCAAACTAGTtgtctcaagttcgaacccCTAAGGCACTTTGGtcgtgtgtgtgagaaactccCCTCCCCACTGTGATCTTAGGttcaaattataaattgtAACTCTCTTAGGAaaagaattaataattgaTCCACGACCTCATATTCTTAGAAATATTCTAATAGAGATTTGTGAGTATTTCTCCTGaatcatttttcctttttagtactactttcttttgttccGAAAATATTGTGAGAGCTTAGCGTTGAAATATTCAAGAATGAAGAATTTTGGTATGTAGGGAGTATATATCTTGCGTATCAAAACATGCACTTGATGAGACAAGCACAAAAAATATCTAAAGTTGTTGTCATGGTAAAAGAGTGTTTTACTTTTGGTCAAACATAGTAAAAGAGTTGAATTAGGCAACACGTATAATTCATTAATTACTCGTTAACTCTTGGTTTACATGGTGGCTAATGTGGTGGCTCACGGACTAGTTCGATTGGCTATTCTtgtaaattttgaattgaacCAAGTGGTGGAGACGACTTATGAGTATTGCCTGGTAAGACTTCTTTAGGCTGTTTGAAGGTGGAACCAACTGGAGAAAAGAGTGAGGGCCATAAATAATATTATGCGGTATACAGCACACACCCCATGGAAAGTGAAGTCCAGCAACACATATGCATACATCTAATTCTAAACCAAAGAAAGGTTGGGGCCTactggaaaaaaacaaaacaaaaaacaaaggtatatattttttagagCCGAAAGATAGGACGACCAGTTTTTGTCATTCTTGTCCTCGATTTTATTATTCGACCAGTTATTGGAAGTAGATTTCCTATGAGAGGGTTTTGTGTTGTGTCCTGTGTGTGTCCTTGAACATATGTATATGTCAACATGGACATGTTCGAGAGCTGCCATTGGATGTTCCCAGAATTTGCCTTCCTGTAGACGACATCCCTCACTGTCGGTTTCTACTTGGGTGCTTCAAAACCCTAACTCCACCCACCCACGTGTCTCTGCCTTCTTCCACTCACTGTCTACGTGTTTTAACTCCTCACACAATATCCGAATTATTCCTCTCCTTTCTAAAATCAAATCACAACAGAACAATTTTGGTTACTTCTGCCAAACTATTATTGGTGTAGTTTTTTATTCATCTTTTCAGTGTTAAATCAAATGACGTGtatgaaaaaattatgaattggGAAAATCAAAAATATGAAAGAGAATGAATGTGAGCAGCTACTACTAATCAATATAATCCCtaaattttcagatatttgaTATTTGATTACGAATTATGATGTGAAATTCACATAATTTTCTCTTATGTATGTGTctgtaaattgaaaaaaataaacacaaagcagttataaaataaaaattttaacatCTTTCGTTCAAATCCCTTCTTTTTCAAAATCGTTTGTAACATCCGTAACATAATTTAGAATCATATTATAAGCAAAAAATCTAGGTCCCTTTTAAATCAAACGCCAACCAAACCAACTTGTGTGAAGGACTAGAAACCCCATGTCACATACGTTACAACTCCCCACTTTCTTATCCGATTGTTCTCAAAAGATGAGGATGATATCATCGTCAATCGATCATCGATCAAGGGTCAAAGAAGCCCACTTTGATTGAAAATCGCGAAACCTGGTTGCACACCAAATAAAAGCCCACTTGATTATTCTTGGGCTGGCTCGGCTCTCTTTtaatcctctctctctctctctctctctctctctctctctcgctatATATCTCATTCATTTTCTGGTTGGTATGCGTTTTGCACTAGCCACTAGGAGTGTAGTTTATCAACGATGACCAACGTACCAAGGTCTCTGAGTTACTCTTCTCTAACCCTTTTCAAGCAAGCCATAGCTGCCTCAGATCCTTGGCCGTTTTCCTTCGTTTTCTTGTAAGATTTTCTCTAGGAGAAGATCAAAAAGGGACTAGGGTTaggtttgtttttgtattcCCTCTTTTATTGCCTTTGTTTGCTGGTTTCTTTTCAGATATGGGCAGTGGAGAGAAGAGCCTAAGAAATTTCCATCTGCACCTGCCTCACCTTCACCTTCACCATCATCACCATAGTCATCATGGTGGGAAGAAACAAGGGATCAGAGATGTTCCAAAAGGGTGCTTGGCAATCAAGGTGGGCCAGGGTGAAGAGCAGCAGAGATTTGTGGTGCCTGTGATTTACTTCAATCACCCACTGTTCATTCAGCTCTTGAAGGAGGCTGAGGAAGAGTATGGCTTTGATCAGAAGGGCACCATCACCATCCCTTGCCACGTGGAGGAGTTTAGGTACGTCCAAGGCATGATTGACAGGGAGAAGTCCCTCCACcaccctcaccaccaccaccaccatcatgTTGTTGGGTGCTTTAGGGTTTGATTATCAATCAAAGATTGTGGCTTTTCCCTGTAAATTtggagtcttttttttttttccttagcTTTGGTTTGTTGGTCCTTGTTAGTTGGAAGATGATGGCAAAGATgatgtgatgatgatgaaaaaaagataaagatgaATGTGGCTTGCAATTGTAGTCACTTTGTTATTGTTAGGAATCAAAATGATGATAAAGAGAAAATCaaaatgcttttcttttcttttatatataatacttTCCCCTTTCTCCTCTTTATTCTATATTAgcatttgatttttatttttttttggttttctttgtgaTAAGGGTATCATTGGTACAACTTtgagagggagagaattgACAAGGCCAAAGGATGGTAGGGTCAAATGCTCAAAGCCATTGCTTTAAGCCATAAATTGCTATGGCAATTGtatctctctcaatctcaacATTATATCATCCTAGCTATATTTGATAGAAACCTCTTTTTACCAAGAAGGTGGTAtttaaaaagggaaataaaCAAATGGAAAAGGCAGCAATATCTGAAATTTCTCATTTCCTTTCTTATTTAAGAGGTGGGCAATATACAATTCATATTGAGGagttttaataaatagaaaaaatttatttttgagatATTATATGAATGACTAAGATATCCCAACAGAATTCTATGGAAACTGGAAACACTAGCAGTGATGGGCCATAATGGAACATAGAGTGTGGACCATTCTCTCTGTGCTGCACACTGCTCATCACATCactgaaacttgaaaaaaaaaagaaaaaaaagaatcaaactTAAAACCTCGAATACATCACTCGAGCTACAAACTTCCAAGTATTGGATGTAGGAACGTTGTTAATTATTGTATGGATTGGACCGCATTAAATTGGGTCAGTCTGGAAAGcgggagagagggagggagggagagagtgcTGTGGGTGCATGACATCCACGTTTAATTTGTCAAAGTTTGTCTGTAGATGCCAAGGCTCTTTGCATGTTTTAGTCCCTGTGTCGTTCAACAGAGGAGCCAAACAAAATCAGTTTCGACCTTTTTCAGATGGTATTAATTGTTACAGGgtcattaatttaattaaattcaattaGAACCAAAATTATGACACAGCTTGGAAGTTAATGAAAGGCATAAAGCATGCAATCAAGGCCTCTGTGGGGTTTTCAGTTGTCagattccaaattaattaattaattaatggctatatgtaatatataaataataaatataataaaataaatatatatacaagtgAGTTACATAAGCATGCTCGATGGGTAGGGGCCTGTTGAAGTTAGCATGTCTttggagtttttgtttttatgtttttatattaaatagttTTGTTATGTATAGTGATAATGACAGTAGCTGAACtgataatatattttcaaattattaatttacctgATTAAGATTTGTATGTACGTCTCTTAACAAGTTTAGGACTTTACCTCACGCGATTGATTTTTACAATCTGTACGTACGGAATGTGTTTGCGATAACATAGACCTATAGTTAAACTATGTTTATCGCATCGTTTtggaataaaattttaatttattttttttctaaacaaTGTGATATTCTAAACTATTCTAATGTGCGGTGATGGGTATCGAACTCTTGTGCAATTTACAGTAATGCAATGTGGCGTATTCAGTAAATCGTTTTGCATTGACAGTGCTGATgataattaaatcaattaagtACCTATATACTCGTTTCgctcaaaagaaagaaggtaTCTATATATCGCACAAAGAATTATACTTTGATAATCCTTTAATTTtccaaaagataaagaaactCATACTAATCTTCACTCAAAAGGATTATTCTAATTCAAATTATCGGGTGATAATCTAACTGGTTTTATATGCCTATATATATACTCCCACAAACTTCACAATCATCACGATTCACTCACTCGTAGCTTTCACTTGAAATCACTCAATCATTTCTCACTTGAGTTTCTGAGATTTAATTTGCAAAGATGGTGAAGAGTGGAGTTGCtgtgtttttccttcttttgggTTTAGCTTTGACACAATGCATGGCTACTGATGATGCCAAATCTCCATCACCACCCACCCCAGCCCACCCAGGGTTTTCATGGTGGCACCCTGACCCTAAGCTTATAAAGTGCATGGGAGATTACCGTGCTGCTGCTGGAACTTGTTACCGTGAGGTTTGTGTGTCGTTCTGGACCCAAAAAGTCACCATTCAAGAAGATTGCTGCAAAGCCATTGTACAACTTGATGGAGATTGTTCCTCAGCTGTGTTCAGCAGGTTCAACAACCCTTTCTTCCAGCTTTTGTTGAAGGAACACTGCTCAAACAAAGGAGAATCATCGGCACCGGCACCACCAAAGGCAACCCCATCACCTCCAAAAGCATAAGATGTCTAGTTGAGTCTTAGATTAGGCTTTCTTTGAGTACAAAATTAGTCAAAATAATAAGTactcttttttactttttagttGGTTTTTTGCCCTAGGAGTAAATTAATTATCACTCAGGTGTAGCTAGTATTCTCCACTGTGGCATGTTTAAGTTAAATATTTTAGTAttcttaataaaaattaattctGTTTagttatttgttctttttttatttgctcaTGATCTTAAACTAGTACTGCTTCATGATTCATGACTTGATACCGAAATCCTGTCATCAACGACTTttattacttatttatttttcactaaGATATCTTGAACGAGTtggttaaaaaataattgtttgtGATCAGAAACCAGTAATTCTGAAATATATAGCCATACCacttatttctttttgaatagtATTTAAATTAGATCAATGGAAAGAATATGAATTATCTTTGATTGTGTACAATAACATGTCTATCTCTTTTATCATGTAAGGTGGTGAACGGTGGAAGACTAACTATGCtaaaagagagtgagagagggagagtcCGGTAGGTTTAATTACTCAAGTTTTTCAGTTGGTGATAAGACTCTGCATTGTTGGTTCCTGTGTCGTTCCATAGAAGacccaaacaaaaatgcaGTTTCGACCTTTTCAGATGCTATTAGTTATAATATATACTAAGGATATCTTTTATGAACCACCAAGAATTGTTATGCTCtatgattaattttttaatgttatatataaatatatacatgttACATAAAGAGTTGTTGATGAGTAGGGGTCCGTTTGGATTAGCATGTCTTTGgagttgagtttttttttttttttttttttgcttcctTAATTACCTTTAGCTAAGTAGTTTTGTTACTCGTGTTAATGACAGTTGAATCGATAAAATCCACAAAAGATTACCTAtagcataaaaataaaataaaaaaaacaacttaaGAATTCTATCTAAACTTAAACTTAGACTTTCTTTTCAACTATGATTGACGATTTGTTCCTAAAGCTCATATTAATCTTCACTTAATTAACTGCAATCTTTTGCTGGAAATGATCGATTTGGATACTTCCACAAACTGCACaatctctcacactcactcacTCAATCACTAATATCCTTCACTTGAATTTCTGATTTAGCAAACcaaagatgatgatgacgagAGGAGCTCTTGTGctcttcttttgtcttttctttagCTTTGACACAAAGTTTTGCTGCTTCTGATGCCAAAGCTCCTGCACCACCCTCGCCATCCAAAGGTTCCCCATGGTGGCACCCTGACCCTAGCAAGCTTCAAAAGTGCACTGGAGCTTACCGCACTGCTCCGGGAACGTGCTACCGTGAGATTTTCGTATCTTTTTGGATACGAAAGGTTGCCATTGGGGAAGATTGCTGTAAGGACATTGTAGAAGCTGATGATGATTGTGCCTCTACTGTGTTCAGCCAGTTCAACAACCACTTCTTCCAGATGTTGAAGCAACATTGCTCGAACAAGGAAGGCCACGCCAGCACCATCGCCACCAAAGGCAACACCGGCACCACCTCCACCGAAAGCaacaccatcaccaccaaAGTCATAAGATTTCTAGTCGAGTCTTAGATTAGGGTTATTTTAGTATTCTTTTGGTATTTTATTAACATTAATTAAACTTTATTTAAATCTTTAGGTGGTGGCTGTGGTTGGGTCAAACACAGCTTTAATTAGTTCCCCTAACTGCCAAGCTTCCAAATTTTCTAAGACTTCCTCCTAACACCGACCCTTAAGATAATAAAACTTCAACTATTGCTTGCAAAGTTGCAATGCAAAGGTCAACTAGCATGCGCAGCCAGCAGCTTCAATAGTTAATCCCACCCTTCGGGTGGGAACACCCCGTagtatttaccaaaaaatagattaaaaaaattgaatgtcTAATTTAAAAGTCGAGCAGAGAGACACGtatgaaaagacaaaaagtcAACCACAAGCTGCTGCATGAAATATTGGTAAAATGAATCAACATGATTGAATTGATGATGCGGTTGGACCAATTGCAATGCACGCCTAAAAAGGGAGACCAGAATATAGATCATCTgcaaaaatcatatattaaaTCTTCGTTTTATAACCAATTAGCAGGCCTATAATCTGccatttgggttttctttaaTGGGTCAATTGTCAACTATCTGCAAACTTAGGGAATGAGCAAGgagaaaatcaactttttttcaaaaaaatatcgGCTCGAAATTCCCAACTGGCTTGACTAACATGTTCATTTATACACATTTTTCTTtaccccaaccccaaaaaggaaacaaaaaataaaaattcccacaaatcaTCTGAAAACCCATGAATCTTATAAGAAACTATATGTCAAAAggctaaaaagaaatagaagaaagaaaggaaaaaaaaaaa
Above is a window of Prunus persica cultivar Lovell chromosome G2, Prunus_persica_NCBIv2, whole genome shotgun sequence DNA encoding:
- the LOC18784823 gene encoding auxin-responsive protein SAUR32 codes for the protein MGSGEKSLRNFHLHLPHLHLHHHHHSHHGGKKQGIRDVPKGCLAIKVGQGEEQQRFVVPVIYFNHPLFIQLLKEAEEEYGFDQKGTITIPCHVEEFRYVQGMIDREKSLHHPHHHHHHHVVGCFRV
- the LOC18785844 gene encoding uncharacterized protein LOC18785844, whose translation is MVKSGVAVFFLLLGLALTQCMATDDAKSPSPPTPAHPGFSWWHPDPKLIKCMGDYRAAAGTCYREELLCSSFVFSLALTQSFAASDAKAPAPPSPSKGSPWWHPDPSKLQKCTGAYRTAPGTCYREIFVSFWIRKVAIGEDCCKDIVEADDDCASTVFSQFNNHFFQMLKQHCSNKEGHASTIATKGNTGTTSTESNTITTKVIRFLVES